In Rahnella aquatilis CIP 78.65 = ATCC 33071, one DNA window encodes the following:
- a CDS encoding DUF2878 domain-containing protein, which produces MKSLRFWLLTLGFDAWWTLAVWGRKRFILFLLVSSFLMLAFTPAKRRLWVATACTLGIMMDSLWCILGLFEFTGASAVPPWMMALWLGFSAWWLWLLSYLRLTWYWLVPVGAVSGPLAYYLGMQLGAMQLLAAPVYVWLLLAAGWAVFLPLVSLPVLISNDTGRKTR; this is translated from the coding sequence ATGAAATCCTTGCGCTTCTGGCTGCTGACATTGGGTTTTGATGCCTGGTGGACGCTGGCCGTCTGGGGGCGCAAACGTTTTATCCTCTTCCTGCTGGTAAGCAGTTTTCTGATGCTGGCGTTTACGCCAGCAAAACGCCGGTTATGGGTCGCCACGGCCTGCACGCTGGGTATCATGATGGATTCGCTGTGGTGCATTCTGGGTCTGTTTGAATTTACCGGTGCTTCCGCCGTACCGCCGTGGATGATGGCGTTATGGCTGGGTTTCAGCGCCTGGTGGCTGTGGTTACTCAGCTATTTACGGCTGACGTGGTACTGGCTGGTGCCTGTCGGCGCGGTCAGCGGCCCGCTGGCTTATTACCTCGGCATGCAACTGGGTGCCATGCAACTTCTCGCCGCACCGGTATATGTCTGGCTCTTACTGGCGGCTGGCTGGGCGGTATTCTTACCGCTGGTAAGCCTGCCGGTTTTGATCAGCAACGACACAGGGCGGAAAACCCGATGA
- the yedA gene encoding drug/metabolite exporter YedA — MTGSATRSLLPLIAGLFALYFIWGSTYFVIRVGVESWPPLMMAGLRFFVAGCILFTFLLLRGHHVPTLKQWMAAGAVGILLLSVGNGLVTVAEHMQVPSGIAAVMVATVPLFTLCFSRLWGMPNSRLEWTGVAIGLFGIVLLNTGSNLQGNPWGAALILLASLSWAFGSVWSSRLPLPKGLMAGAAEMIIAGLVLLVASRFSGEHLTAVPPLSGFLALGYLVVFGSMIAISAYMFLLKTVRPAVATSYAYVNPIVAVLLGIGFAGESLSPVEWVALGVILCAVLLVTLGKFVFGRKKTEIKEVKV; from the coding sequence ATGACTGGTTCCGCCACCCGTTCTCTGCTGCCATTAATCGCTGGACTGTTTGCACTATATTTCATCTGGGGTTCTACCTATTTCGTGATCCGCGTGGGGGTGGAAAGCTGGCCACCGCTGATGATGGCCGGACTGCGTTTCTTTGTCGCCGGATGCATTCTGTTTACATTTCTGCTGTTGCGTGGCCATCACGTTCCGACCCTTAAACAGTGGATGGCCGCCGGTGCGGTGGGCATTTTGCTGCTCTCGGTGGGTAACGGGCTGGTGACGGTGGCCGAACACATGCAGGTGCCGTCAGGCATTGCAGCGGTAATGGTCGCGACCGTGCCGCTGTTTACCCTGTGCTTCAGCCGCCTGTGGGGTATGCCTAACAGCCGTCTGGAATGGACCGGTGTTGCCATCGGCCTGTTCGGGATTGTGCTGCTTAATACCGGCAGCAATCTGCAAGGCAACCCGTGGGGCGCGGCGCTGATCCTGCTCGCCTCGCTGAGCTGGGCGTTTGGTTCGGTGTGGAGTTCGCGTCTGCCGCTGCCCAAAGGCTTAATGGCAGGCGCGGCGGAAATGATTATCGCGGGCCTGGTACTGCTGGTGGCCAGCCGGTTCAGCGGCGAACACCTGACGGCAGTCCCGCCGCTGAGCGGCTTTCTGGCGCTCGGTTATCTGGTGGTATTTGGCTCGATGATTGCCATCAGCGCCTACATGTTCCTGCTGAAAACCGTCCGTCCCGCCGTTGCCACCAGTTATGCCTATGTGAACCCGATTGTGGCCGTTCTGCTGGGCATTGGCTTCGCCGGTGAATCCCTTTCCCCGGTCGAGTGGGTGGCGTTAGGCGTTATTCTCTGCGCGGTATTGCTGGTGACACTGGGGAAATTCGTGTTCGGGCGTAAGAAGACTGAGATTAAAGAAGTGAAGGTTTAA
- a CDS encoding DUF3833 domain-containing protein — translation MSVLRKIFVTLIVGSMLLLTGCKANIQDYAQAQPKLDIFTWFAGDSVAYGMVQDHSDKQTRRFTVKIRGDVAGDTLTLHENFVYDDGEKQTRIWRIRKLTDGSYTGTAGDIIGTAAGQSAGNAFNWKYVMDVKSGGSTYRLTFDDWIYQQDEQHLFNATSLKKFGVEVARVTIFFEKK, via the coding sequence ATGAGTGTTCTGCGCAAGATTTTTGTCACCCTGATCGTCGGCAGTATGCTGTTACTCACCGGCTGCAAAGCCAATATTCAGGATTACGCGCAAGCGCAACCGAAGCTGGATATTTTCACCTGGTTTGCCGGTGACAGTGTGGCCTACGGCATGGTGCAGGATCACAGCGACAAACAGACCCGGCGCTTTACCGTGAAAATCCGCGGTGACGTGGCGGGCGATACGCTGACGCTGCATGAAAATTTTGTTTATGACGACGGTGAGAAACAGACCCGCATCTGGCGAATCCGCAAACTCACGGATGGCAGTTATACCGGTACGGCGGGTGATATTATCGGCACCGCCGCCGGGCAATCCGCAGGCAATGCCTTTAACTGGAAATACGTGATGGATGTGAAATCAGGCGGCAGCACCTACCGCCTGACGTTCGATGACTGGATTTACCAGCAGGACGAACAGCACCTGTTTAACGCCACCTCGCTGAAAAAATTTGGCGTGGAAGTGGCGCGGGTGACGATCTTCTTTGAGAAGAAGTGA
- a CDS encoding NAD(P)/FAD-dependent oxidoreductase, whose product MTTKVAIVGSGISGLSCAWLLAKSQPDCEITVFEASATLGGHTATQDVISDGKEYAIDTGFIVYNSRTYPHFIALLKELGIEGQPTEMSFSVRNPVNKLEYNGHSLNSLFAQRRNLLKPHFWRFILEILRFNKLCKTRLLNPHNDEDTLADLLDQNGFTAFFALHYVLPMGAAIWSSSLSDMANFPLSMFLRFFDNHGLLDVSNRPQWMVVPGGSREYIRRMQEKLPASVRLLTRAPVSKVVRTPCGVTLHSPHGEAHFDQIVFACHSDQALAILGDNASADEQSILSALPYQSNDVILHTDTHLLPREKRAWASWNYQLPNSLHLAERADMRDSNAAHRRASVTYNMNILQGLNTPQTFCVSLNPLTPIDESKVLFRTTYMHPVLNLASHQAQQERHRINGHNRTWFCGAYWYNGFHEDGVNSARDVAEQLSLQPGSVQRQYDQEKREAS is encoded by the coding sequence ATGACAACAAAAGTGGCGATTGTGGGCAGTGGTATTTCCGGGCTGAGCTGCGCCTGGTTGCTGGCAAAAAGTCAGCCCGACTGCGAGATTACCGTCTTTGAAGCGTCGGCAACCTTAGGCGGGCATACTGCCACGCAGGATGTGATTTCCGACGGAAAAGAATACGCCATCGATACCGGTTTTATTGTCTATAACTCCCGGACATACCCGCATTTTATTGCCCTGCTCAAAGAACTGGGCATTGAAGGCCAGCCGACGGAAATGAGTTTTTCCGTACGCAATCCGGTTAACAAACTCGAATACAACGGCCACTCGCTGAACAGTCTGTTTGCCCAGCGCCGTAATCTGCTCAAACCGCACTTCTGGCGATTTATTCTCGAGATCCTGCGGTTTAACAAGCTGTGCAAAACGCGTTTGCTGAATCCGCACAATGACGAAGATACGCTGGCTGATTTACTCGATCAAAACGGTTTCACGGCGTTTTTCGCCCTGCATTATGTGTTGCCGATGGGAGCGGCTATCTGGTCTTCTTCCCTGAGCGATATGGCGAATTTCCCGCTGTCGATGTTCCTGCGCTTTTTTGATAATCACGGACTGCTGGACGTCAGCAACCGCCCGCAATGGATGGTGGTACCCGGCGGTTCACGGGAATATATCCGCCGGATGCAGGAAAAACTTCCGGCCAGCGTCAGGCTGCTCACCCGTGCTCCGGTCAGTAAAGTCGTGCGCACGCCCTGCGGTGTGACGCTGCATTCCCCGCACGGCGAGGCGCATTTTGATCAGATTGTTTTCGCCTGCCACTCCGATCAGGCGCTGGCGATTCTGGGCGACAACGCCAGTGCTGATGAGCAAAGCATTCTCAGCGCCCTGCCTTATCAGAGCAACGACGTTATTTTGCACACTGATACGCACCTCCTGCCACGGGAAAAACGTGCCTGGGCGAGCTGGAATTATCAGTTGCCCAATTCGCTGCATCTGGCCGAACGCGCAGATATGCGCGACAGCAATGCGGCACACCGCCGCGCCAGCGTGACCTATAACATGAATATTTTGCAGGGGCTGAATACGCCGCAAACTTTTTGTGTGTCGCTCAACCCGCTGACGCCGATAGATGAAAGCAAAGTCCTGTTCCGCACCACGTATATGCACCCGGTTCTCAATCTGGCCAGTCACCAGGCGCAGCAGGAGCGCCACCGGATTAACGGCCACAACCGAACCTGGTTCTGTGGTGCGTACTGGTACAACGGCTTTCACGAAGACGGCGTCAACAGTGCCCGCGATGTGGCGGAACAGCTCAGTCTGCAACCGGGCAGTGTACAGCGACAGTATGATCAGGAAAAACGGGAGGCGTCATGA
- the osmF gene encoding glycine betaine ABC transporter substrate-binding protein OsmF has product MNVTTGRVRGFSVAALALVSALSFSAQAADDAVRVGSKIDTEGSLLGNIIIQVLEANGIHTTNKLQLGTTKVVRGAITAGEIDIYPEYTGNGAFFFSDDKDPAWKNAQAGFDKVKKLDYDQNKIVWLSPSPANNTWTIAVRQDVASAHNLKSLGDLGKYISSGGDFKLAASAEFIERPDALPAFENAYGFKLNQAQLLSLAGGDTAVTIKAAAEQTSGVNAAMAYGTDGPVAALGLQTLEDPKGVQPIYAPAPIIREAALKAHPNIPELLRPVFASLDTKTLQGLNAKIAVDGQDAKKVAAKYLQEKGFVKK; this is encoded by the coding sequence ATGAATGTAACAACCGGGCGAGTACGGGGATTTTCCGTGGCAGCGCTGGCGCTGGTGTCGGCGTTAAGTTTCAGCGCACAGGCGGCGGATGACGCCGTGCGTGTCGGCTCCAAAATTGATACCGAAGGTTCGCTGCTCGGTAACATCATTATTCAGGTGCTGGAAGCCAATGGTATTCACACCACCAATAAATTACAGCTGGGGACGACGAAAGTGGTGCGCGGTGCGATCACCGCGGGCGAAATCGATATCTATCCTGAATACACCGGTAACGGCGCCTTCTTCTTCTCGGATGATAAAGATCCGGCGTGGAAAAATGCGCAGGCCGGTTTTGATAAAGTCAAAAAGCTGGATTATGACCAGAACAAAATTGTCTGGCTGAGCCCGTCTCCGGCGAATAACACCTGGACTATCGCGGTGCGTCAGGATGTGGCGAGTGCACACAACCTGAAATCGCTGGGTGATTTGGGCAAATACATCAGCAGCGGCGGCGATTTCAAACTGGCGGCGTCAGCCGAGTTTATCGAGCGTCCGGATGCCTTACCGGCGTTTGAGAATGCCTACGGCTTCAAGCTTAATCAGGCCCAACTGTTGTCTCTGGCGGGCGGCGATACGGCGGTGACCATCAAAGCCGCCGCCGAGCAGACCTCCGGGGTGAATGCGGCGATGGCCTACGGCACGGACGGTCCGGTGGCGGCGCTCGGCCTGCAAACGCTGGAAGATCCGAAAGGTGTGCAGCCGATTTACGCACCGGCCCCGATCATCCGTGAGGCGGCGCTGAAAGCACATCCGAACATTCCTGAGTTGCTCAGGCCGGTGTTTGCGTCGCTCGATACCAAAACGTTGCAGGGCCTGAATGCGAAAATCGCGGTTGATGGTCAGGATGCGAAAAAGGTTGCGGCGAAGTATTTGCAGGAAAAGGGCTTCGTTAAAAAATAA
- a CDS encoding DUF1365 domain-containing protein, giving the protein MNSQLYVGTVCHRRFTPVEHRFDYDIFMPLIDLDELDQLPAQGIQLERFSAASFRRKDYLGGGDIKTKAQARIEALTGERPDGRVMLLCQLCYFGCYFNPVNFYYLYDKKEILCWMLAEVRNTPWNERHTYAVLPDGSQPVPKAFHVSPFNPMDMVYHWRLTPPGKQLHITIENYRKEREFDAALSLTARPLTRAALRQQLWRLPLMTAKTALTIYWQALKLWLKRAPIYSHPPVDKD; this is encoded by the coding sequence ATGAACAGCCAGTTGTATGTCGGCACGGTGTGCCATCGCCGGTTTACGCCGGTTGAACACCGTTTCGACTACGATATTTTCATGCCGCTGATTGACCTCGATGAACTGGATCAGTTACCTGCACAGGGTATTCAGCTCGAGCGGTTTTCCGCCGCCAGTTTTCGTCGCAAAGATTATCTCGGCGGCGGTGATATCAAAACCAAAGCGCAAGCGAGAATTGAAGCGCTGACCGGCGAGCGCCCGGACGGACGGGTGATGTTGTTATGTCAGTTGTGTTATTTCGGCTGTTATTTCAATCCGGTAAACTTTTACTATCTTTATGATAAAAAAGAGATTTTATGCTGGATGCTGGCCGAGGTGCGCAATACGCCCTGGAATGAACGTCATACCTACGCCGTGCTCCCTGACGGTTCACAACCGGTGCCGAAAGCCTTTCATGTGTCGCCCTTTAATCCGATGGATATGGTCTATCACTGGCGGCTGACACCTCCCGGAAAACAGTTACACATCACTATTGAAAATTACCGCAAAGAACGGGAATTCGATGCAGCCCTTTCACTGACGGCCCGTCCGCTGACCCGCGCGGCGTTGCGTCAGCAATTGTGGCGACTGCCTCTCATGACCGCAAAAACCGCGCTGACCATTTACTGGCAGGCGCTGAAACTGTGGCTGAAACGGGCCCCCATTTATTCTCATCCTCCCGTTGATAAGGACTGA
- a CDS encoding ABC transporter permease has translation MTSHSPVKNRVLLTLVLLLLLAGFGLAFVSHAPNRLVSGKGISLASLLHGYSALLLLPAVLLLICAFLTLYGRNHLVVMLLAEILLTSLVWLAGHSAVQLAGGDEDSIARTSLGGGFWAGAALCLLIASDAISRFTRNHSLRILLNVQMIVPVVLLLAYGQLAQLSLLKEYDNRSDVFNDAVWQHLGILFGTLVPAVLIGLPAGLLCHRKPRWRGPVLSVLNIIQTVPSIALFGLLLAPLAGLAKALPWLAEHGISGIGLAPAIIALVLYSLLPLVRGVIAGLESVPEAVTESARGMGMNRAQVFFRVQMPIALPVILTGIRIVAVQTVGMAMVAALIGAGGLGAIMFQGLLSSALDLVLLGVIPAVLMAVVVDSVFKFAVSILETTRR, from the coding sequence TTGACTTCTCACTCCCCCGTCAAAAACCGCGTCCTGCTGACGCTGGTTTTGCTGCTGTTGCTGGCCGGTTTCGGTCTGGCTTTCGTCAGCCATGCCCCCAACCGGCTGGTGTCCGGCAAAGGCATTTCGCTGGCAAGCCTGCTGCATGGTTATTCTGCTTTACTCCTGTTGCCTGCCGTTTTGCTGCTGATCTGCGCCTTTCTGACGCTTTATGGCCGCAATCATTTAGTGGTGATGTTGCTGGCTGAGATCCTGCTGACTTCCCTGGTCTGGCTGGCCGGTCACAGCGCCGTACAGCTTGCCGGTGGCGATGAAGACAGTATCGCGCGCACTTCGCTTGGCGGCGGTTTCTGGGCGGGGGCGGCACTTTGTCTGCTGATCGCCTCCGATGCCATTTCCCGTTTTACCCGCAATCACAGCCTGCGCATTTTGCTTAATGTGCAGATGATCGTGCCGGTGGTTCTGCTGCTGGCTTACGGTCAGCTTGCCCAGTTGTCGCTGCTCAAGGAATACGACAACCGTTCGGACGTGTTTAACGATGCGGTATGGCAGCATCTCGGCATTCTGTTCGGCACGCTGGTGCCTGCGGTGCTGATCGGGCTGCCTGCCGGTTTGCTGTGTCACCGCAAACCCCGATGGCGCGGGCCGGTATTGTCGGTACTGAACATCATTCAGACGGTGCCGTCGATTGCATTGTTTGGCCTGCTGCTCGCGCCGCTGGCCGGGCTGGCAAAAGCGCTGCCGTGGCTGGCGGAGCACGGTATCAGCGGCATCGGGCTGGCACCGGCGATTATCGCGCTGGTGCTGTATTCGCTGCTGCCGCTGGTGCGCGGCGTGATTGCCGGGCTGGAGTCAGTGCCGGAAGCCGTGACTGAGTCCGCCCGTGGTATGGGTATGAACCGTGCGCAGGTATTTTTCCGGGTGCAGATGCCGATCGCCTTGCCGGTTATCCTCACCGGCATTCGCATTGTGGCAGTGCAAACCGTCGGTATGGCGATGGTTGCGGCACTGATTGGTGCGGGCGGGCTGGGGGCTATCATGTTCCAGGGCTTGCTGAGCAGTGCGCTGGATCTGGTGCTGCTCGGGGTGATCCCGGCGGTGCTGATGGCGGTCGTCGTCGACAGCGTCTTTAAATTCGCAGTATCAATTCTGGAAACCACACGCAGATGA
- a CDS encoding SAM-dependent methyltransferase produces MSQPEMQLAREGANNRRCSKAARALILGVLKQLKGAGLILRERGEEELFFGDPSAILQGEIDVLHPRAYRRVLLGGSVAAGESFIDGDWTTPDLTVVLQLLAENLKLVDKIEARLSWLSTPAKKIIHFFRRNSPAQARKNISAHYDLGNDFYRGFLDEKMLYSSAWYQEPQMTLEQAQEAKMRRLCDQLELKAGDHLLEIGTGWGAMAEFAAREYGCQVTTTTISREQYHFACERIEKAGLTDRVTVLFEDYRSLRGQFDKLVSIEMIEAVGKRYLSTFFRHCNALLKPQGRMAIQAITIADQRYAAYSRNVDFIQCYVFPGGFLPSITAMNDTMTRCTSLVVRDLFDIGADYARTLHEWRERVLHYWTTQTEGVHDEYFRRLWLFYLCYCEAGFRARTISTVQLVAERRA; encoded by the coding sequence ATGAGCCAACCTGAAATGCAGCTCGCCCGTGAAGGGGCGAATAACAGGCGCTGTAGTAAAGCGGCACGCGCGCTCATTCTCGGCGTACTCAAACAGCTTAAAGGGGCCGGTCTGATCCTGCGCGAACGCGGCGAGGAAGAACTCTTCTTCGGCGATCCGAGCGCGATATTGCAGGGGGAAATAGATGTTCTGCATCCGCGAGCTTACCGGCGTGTGCTGCTGGGCGGCAGCGTCGCCGCGGGTGAAAGCTTTATTGATGGTGACTGGACGACGCCTGATCTGACCGTCGTTCTGCAACTGCTGGCCGAGAACCTGAAGCTGGTCGATAAAATCGAGGCTCGCCTGAGCTGGCTCAGCACGCCGGCAAAAAAAATTATTCACTTTTTCCGCCGCAACAGCCCGGCGCAGGCGCGTAAAAATATCTCGGCGCATTACGATCTGGGTAACGATTTCTATCGGGGTTTTCTCGATGAGAAGATGCTTTATTCATCGGCCTGGTATCAGGAACCGCAGATGACACTGGAACAGGCGCAGGAAGCCAAGATGCGCCGTTTGTGTGACCAGCTTGAATTGAAGGCGGGCGACCATCTGCTGGAAATCGGCACCGGCTGGGGTGCGATGGCCGAATTTGCCGCGCGGGAATACGGCTGTCAGGTGACCACCACCACCATTTCCCGTGAGCAATATCACTTTGCCTGTGAGCGGATCGAAAAAGCCGGGCTGACGGACCGCGTGACGGTGCTGTTTGAAGACTACCGTTCGCTGCGGGGGCAGTTCGACAAACTGGTGTCGATAGAGATGATCGAAGCCGTCGGCAAACGCTATCTCTCCACCTTTTTCAGGCACTGCAATGCGCTGCTTAAACCGCAGGGACGCATGGCGATCCAGGCCATCACCATCGCCGACCAGCGTTATGCCGCCTACAGCCGTAATGTCGATTTTATTCAGTGCTACGTTTTTCCCGGCGGTTTTCTGCCCTCAATTACCGCCATGAATGACACGATGACCCGCTGCACCAGTCTGGTGGTGCGTGACCTGTTCGATATCGGTGCCGATTACGCCCGTACTCTTCACGAATGGCGTGAACGGGTTCTGCACTACTGGACTACGCAGACGGAGGGCGTGCATGACGAATATTTCCGCCGCCTGTGGCTGTTTTATCTGTGCTACTGCGAGGCAGGTTTCCGCGCCCGCACCATCAGCACCGTGCAGCTTGTTGCCGAGCGACGCGCATGA
- a CDS encoding ABC transporter permease, protein MKRVVVRIITDPLLWLFALLLALIFGMTSLGGLFHWMFPALSRPVYQQESFAALVQAHLLLVSISSLIAVVIGVAAGVGVTRPAGKEFRSLVETLVAMGQTFPPVAVLAVAVPVMGFSEKPAIIALVLYGLLPVLQGTIAGIESVPASAREIAQGVGMSRGQMLRKVEIPLAAPVIISGIRTSVIINIGTAAIASSVGTLSLGSPIIIGLSGFNTAYVLQGAVIVALLAICVDMVFERWSHWLQRWQQRSADESVR, encoded by the coding sequence ATGAAACGGGTTGTCGTGCGGATTATCACCGATCCTTTACTCTGGCTTTTCGCGCTGTTACTGGCGCTGATTTTCGGCATGACCTCGCTCGGCGGTCTGTTCCACTGGATGTTTCCGGCGCTCAGCAGGCCGGTGTATCAGCAGGAGAGTTTCGCCGCGCTGGTGCAGGCGCATCTGTTGCTGGTCAGTATTTCCAGTCTGATCGCGGTGGTTATTGGCGTGGCGGCGGGCGTCGGGGTGACGCGTCCGGCAGGCAAGGAATTCCGCTCTCTGGTGGAAACGCTGGTGGCGATGGGGCAGACTTTTCCGCCGGTCGCGGTGCTGGCTGTGGCGGTGCCGGTGATGGGGTTTAGCGAAAAACCGGCGATTATCGCACTGGTACTTTACGGGCTGTTGCCGGTTTTACAGGGGACGATTGCCGGTATTGAATCGGTCCCGGCGTCGGCGCGCGAGATTGCGCAGGGTGTGGGCATGAGCCGCGGGCAGATGCTGAGAAAAGTGGAAATCCCGCTGGCCGCGCCGGTGATTATTTCAGGGATCCGCACGTCAGTGATTATTAATATCGGGACGGCGGCGATCGCCTCGTCGGTCGGTACATTAAGCCTGGGATCGCCGATTATCATCGGCCTGAGCGGCTTTAATACCGCCTATGTATTGCAGGGTGCGGTGATTGTCGCGCTGCTGGCGATTTGTGTGGATATGGTGTTTGAACGCTGGAGCCACTGGTTACAACGCTGGCAGCAGCGGTCAGCAGACGAATCAGTGCGCTGA
- a CDS encoding ABC transporter ATP-binding protein, protein MIHFKQVSKHFAGKAVVRDLTLEMAKGEFTVLIGTSGSGKSTTLKMINRLVEHDRGEILFAGEPIEKFRAQDLRRRMGYAIQSIGLFPHWTVEENIATVPQLLKWPKAKIRDRVTELLELLNLDPKQFRQRYPHQLSGGQQQRVGVARALASDPEVLLMDEPFGALDPVTRATLQEEVARIHKITHRTIVLVTHDIDEALALGDRIVLLNDGQVVQQGTPLELLTQPATPFVRDFFGGSDMGIRLLSLCEVGSLTRRGESYSGSQPPLTDTMSLSQALSTFVAQQVQQLPVVDEQGQRLGVLHFADLTVQRSGA, encoded by the coding sequence ATGATTCATTTCAAGCAGGTAAGCAAACACTTTGCCGGAAAAGCGGTCGTGCGCGATCTCACGCTGGAAATGGCCAAAGGCGAATTCACGGTGCTGATCGGCACTTCCGGTTCAGGGAAATCCACCACGCTCAAAATGATCAACCGGCTGGTGGAGCACGATCGCGGAGAGATTTTATTCGCCGGTGAACCGATAGAAAAATTCCGGGCGCAGGATCTGCGCCGCCGGATGGGGTACGCGATCCAGTCAATCGGCCTGTTTCCACACTGGACGGTGGAAGAGAACATCGCCACCGTGCCGCAATTACTGAAATGGCCGAAAGCGAAAATACGTGACCGCGTGACCGAACTGCTCGAATTGCTCAATCTCGATCCGAAACAGTTTCGTCAGCGGTATCCGCATCAGCTTTCCGGCGGGCAACAGCAACGCGTCGGGGTGGCGCGAGCGCTGGCTTCAGACCCGGAAGTATTGCTGATGGACGAACCCTTCGGCGCGCTGGATCCGGTGACCCGCGCCACGTTGCAGGAAGAAGTGGCGCGCATTCATAAAATCACTCACCGCACGATTGTGCTGGTGACACACGACATCGACGAAGCGCTGGCGCTGGGCGACCGCATTGTACTGCTCAATGACGGGCAGGTAGTGCAGCAGGGCACGCCGCTGGAATTGCTGACGCAACCGGCGACGCCGTTTGTGCGTGATTTCTTCGGTGGCAGCGACATGGGGATCCGCTTGTTATCGCTGTGCGAAGTCGGTTCGCTGACGCGGCGCGGCGAGTCGTATTCCGGCAGCCAGCCACCGCTGACTGACACCATGAGCCTGAGTCAGGCATTATCAACATTTGTCGCGCAGCAGGTTCAGCAGTTGCCGGTGGTGGATGAACAGGGGCAGCGGCTGGGCGTGCTGCATTTTGCGGATCTGACGGTACAAAGGAGCGGCGCATGA
- a CDS encoding SDR family NAD(P)-dependent oxidoreductase, with amino-acid sequence MRRVLITGASSGIGKQLAQDYAAEGWEVIACGRDGAKLTAVAAASPLIIPLRFDITDLQATREALQGRQADLVILCAGTCEYLDNGVVDAEKVMRVMNTNFTGPVNCLDALLPGLAPGSRVALVGSVAWLLPFARSEAYGASKAALAFFARSLAVDLAKRQIHISLIQPGFVETPLTSRNDFPMPMMVSVTQASKHIRKKLARGDNEIAFPPLFIRLLKVASLLPVSLQQWLCRKMVK; translated from the coding sequence ATGCGCCGCGTACTGATCACCGGTGCCAGTTCAGGTATTGGCAAACAACTGGCACAGGATTATGCCGCCGAAGGCTGGGAAGTCATTGCCTGCGGGCGTGATGGCGCAAAGCTGACGGCGGTGGCCGCAGCCAGCCCGCTGATCATCCCGCTGCGTTTTGATATCACCGATTTACAGGCTACCCGCGAAGCGTTGCAGGGCAGGCAGGCCGATTTGGTGATCCTTTGCGCCGGCACCTGCGAATATCTCGACAACGGCGTCGTCGATGCTGAAAAAGTCATGCGGGTGATGAACACCAATTTTACCGGTCCGGTCAATTGCCTTGATGCCCTGCTCCCCGGCTTAGCGCCCGGCAGCCGGGTAGCGCTGGTGGGTTCCGTCGCCTGGCTGCTGCCGTTTGCACGCAGTGAAGCCTATGGGGCATCCAAAGCGGCGCTGGCCTTTTTTGCCCGCTCTCTGGCGGTTGATCTGGCGAAACGTCAGATTCACATTTCGCTGATCCAGCCGGGGTTTGTCGAAACGCCACTGACATCGCGCAATGATTTCCCGATGCCGATGATGGTGAGCGTCACGCAGGCCTCAAAGCACATCCGAAAAAAACTGGCGCGCGGTGACAATGAAATTGCCTTCCCTCCGCTTTTTATCCGTTTACTCAAGGTGGCCTCATTGCTGCCCGTCAGTCTGCAACAATGGTTATGCCGGAAAATGGTGAAATAA